From Juglans regia cultivar Chandler chromosome 6, Walnut 2.0, whole genome shotgun sequence, the proteins below share one genomic window:
- the LOC108987609 gene encoding patatin-like protein 2, giving the protein MGSPTVPLQPPTYGDVITILSIDGGGIRGLIPGTILSFLESEFQRLDGEDARIADYFDVIAGTSTGGLVTAMLTAPDEKNRPVFAAKDIKEFYLNHCPKIFPQNSCPILPVITKIIRALAGPRYDGKYLHSLVREKLGNTRIQQTLTNVVIPTFDLKRLQPTIFSSYEVNKNPSLNALLSDVCISTSAAPTYLPAYYFETKDQEGKVREFHLTDGGVAANNPALLAIGEVTKEIQRGNPDFFPIKPMDYGRFLVISLGTGSPKEEEKYKAHDAAKWGILGWLTSGGSTPLIDVFTQASADMVDVHLSQVFRALHSEKSYLRIQDDTLSGVVSSVDVATSKNLDDLVKVGEELLRKSVARVNLDTGIYEPSNSETNEQALRRFAKLLSQERHRRHSRSPVGKAASHLQL; this is encoded by the exons ATGGGCTCACCAACTGTACCCCTACAGCCTCCAACTTATGGAGATGTAATCACCATTCTCAGCATTGATGGCGGTGGAATAAGAGGGCTTATCCCAGGAACTATCCTTAGCTTCTTAGAATCTGAATTTCAG AGGCTGGATGGTGAAGATGCAAGAATAGCagattattttgatgtgattGCTGGAACAAGCACAGGCGGCCTTGTTACTGCCATGTTAACTGCTCCAGATGAAAAGAACCGACCTGTGTTTGCCGCCAAGGATATCAAGGAGTTCTACCTAAACCACTGCCCTAAAATCTTCCCACAAAACAG CTGTCCAATACTTCCTGTTATTACAAAGATTATCAGAGCCCTTGCCGGACCAAGGTATGATGGGAAGTATCTACACAGCCTTGTAAGAGAAAAACTCGGAAACACAAGAATTCAACAGACTTTGACTAATGTTGTCATCCCAACATTTGATCTCAAGAGACTACAGCCAACCATCTTTTCCAGCTACGAG GTAAATAAAAACCCAAGCTTAAATGCACTACTCTCAGATGTATGCATTTCAACCTCAGCTGCACCAACTTATCTTCCAGCTTATTACTTTGAAACCAAAGACCAAGAAGGGAAAGTGAGAGAATTTCACCTTACAGATGGCGGAGTTGCAGCCAATAATCCG GCCTTGCTTGCCATTGGAGAAGTGACAAAGGAGATCCAAAGAGGAAATCCTGACTTCTTTCCTATAAAACCAATGGATTATGGACGGTTTCTGGTGATATCATTAGGAACTGGCTCAcccaaagaagaagagaaatacaAGGCGCATGATGCAGCTAAGTGGGGCATACTGGGTTGGTTAACCAGCGGTGGTTCCACCCCCTTAATTGATGTATTTACTCAAGCAAGTGCAGATATGGTCGACGTCCATCTCTCTCAGGTTTTCAGAGCCCTTCATTCTGAGAAAAGCTATCTGCGAATTCAG GACGACACATTAAGTGGGGTAGTATCTTCAGTGGACGTAGCCACATCGAAGAACTTGGATGATCTCGTGAAAGTTGGAGAAGAATTACTCAGAAAATCAGTTGCTAGGGTGAATCTGGACACAGGAATCTATGAACCTTCAAACAGTGAAACTAATGAACAAGCTCTcagaag GTTTGCAAAACTTCTTTCCCAAGAGAGGCACCGCCGCCATTCTAGATCTCCAGTTGGAAAAGCTGCAAGTCATTTGCAATTATAG
- the LOC108987613 gene encoding patatin-like protein 2, with the protein MDSKNKPLKSPAHGEVTTILSIDGGGIRGLIPGTILCFLESELQKLDGEDARIADYFDVIAGTSTGGLVTAMLTAPNEKNRPLFAAKDIKEFYLNHCPKIFPQSRCWPIFAAARKFIGALSGPKYDGKYLHSLVREKLGSTRISQTLTNVVIPTFDLKRLQPTIFSSYEVKKSPSLNALLSDVCIATSAAPTYLPAYYFETKDQEGKVREFHLTDGGVAANNPALLAIGEVTKAIQRESPDFFPLKPTDYGRFLVISLGTGTHKDEEKYKAHDVAKWGILGWLTNGGSTPLIDVFCQASADMVDVHLSQVFQDLHSEKSYLRIQDDTLTGVVSSVDVATTKNLNDLVKVGEELLKKPVARVNLETGICEPVDIGTNEQALIRFAKLLSQERRLRHSRTSRIGV; encoded by the exons AtggattcaaaaaataaaccccTAAAATCACCAGCTCATGGAGAAGTAACCACCATTCTCAGCATTGATGGCGGAGGAATAAGAGGGCTTATCCCTGGAACTATCCTCTGTTTCTTAGAATCTGAGCTTCAg AAGCTGGATGGTGAAGATGCAAGAATAGCggattattttgatgtgattGCTGGAACAAGCACAGGCGGCCTTGTAACTGCCATGCTAACTGCTCCAAATGAAAAAAACCGGCCTCTGTTTGCTGCCAAGGATATCAAGGAATTCTACCTAAACCACTGCCCTAAAATCTTCCCACAAAGCAGATG TTGGCCAATATTTGCTGCTGCTAGAAAGTTTATCGGAGCCCTTTCCGGACCAAAGTATGACGGGAAGTATCTACACAGCCTTGTTAGAGAAAAACTCGGAAGTACGAGAATTAGCCAGACGTTGACAAATGTTGTCATCCCAACATTTGATCTCAAGAGACTACAGCCAACCATCTTTTCTAGCTATGAG GTAAAGAAAAGCCCAAGCTTAAATGCACTACTTTCAGATGTATGCATTGCAACCTCAGCTGCACCAACTTATCTTCCAGCTTATTACTTTGAAACCAAAGACCAGGAAGGGAAAGTGAGAGAGTTTCACCTTACAGATGGGGGGGTTGCAGCTAATAATCCG GCCTTGCTTGCCATTGGTGAAGTGACAAAGGCGATCCAAAGAGAGAGTCCTGACTTCTTTCCTTTAAAACCAACGGACTATGGACGATTTCTGGTCATATCCTTAGGAACTGGAACACACAAAGACGAAGAGAAATACAAGGCGCATGATGTAGCTAAGTGGGGAATACTGGGTTGGTTAACCAACGGTGGTTCCACCCCCTTAATTGATGTATTTTGTCAAGCAAGTGCAGATATGGTCGATGTCCATCTCTCTCAGGTTTTCCAAGACCTTCATTCCGAGAAAAGTTATCTGCGGATTCag GACGATACATTAACTGGGGTAGTATCTTCGGTTGACGTGGCCACAACAAAGAATTTGAATGATCTCGTTAAAGTTGGGGAAGAGTTGCTCAAGAAACCAGTCGCTAGGGTGAATCTGGAGACAGGAATCTGCGAACCTGTAGACATTGGAACTAATGAACAAGCTCTcataag GTTTGCGAAACTTCTTTCCCAAGAGAGGCGCCTTCGCCATTCTAGGACTTCCCGCATTGGAGTATAA